In the Muricauda sp. MAR_2010_75 genome, one interval contains:
- the thrA gene encoding bifunctional aspartate kinase/homoserine dehydrogenase I, which produces MLKHLNIEQFTAQSGVSQDLKLSYQLFGQPLHSAPIVLVNHALTGNSNVAGEDGWWSDLIGEGKCINTDTYTILSFNIPGNGYDGFIIENYKDFVAGDIARIFLLGLEQLQIHRLFAIIGGSLGGGIAWEMAALNPAITEHLIPVASDWKSTDWLIANCQIQEQFLVNSKQPVHDARMHAMLCYRTPESFKERFKRSTNEELQVFNVESWLMHHGKKLQERFQLSAYKLMNQLLKTIDITRNGEDAFKALQDSETKIHIVGVNSDLFFTAEENKETFRRLAQANTNVTYGEVQSVHGHDAFLMEFEQLEKLLETVFQKNGKHERIKILKFGGKSLANGEGIGRVLKIINKRAKNNEHFAVVVSARGKATDQLENMLEKAAKGESLSEDLKAFSIYQENDFDGVDLSVELKAIEKILSGVSLTGDYSLRTKDELLSFGELISGKTVTALLNQLGLKAHLVDSRSLIKTDDAHNNAEVDQSISKENVIRCFHELDADTIAVVTGFIGSTKEGVTTTLGRNGTNYSAALLANFLDASELINYTHVDGIFTANPDLVTDAKLIDVISYDEANELANFGANILHAKTIIPLIEKNIPLRICNTFNDDSQGTLIGPRTENGGIKSLSVLDHMALINLEGRGLLGKVGIDARIFRALGLNGISVGIISQGSSERGIGLVVDASKAEKAKKVLDQEFETDYSSHDINQITVVKDVSVISIVGMDLSSFHKPFNALVKNQVIPLLFNNTVTGKNVSMVVKNVDLHKAINVIHGQIFGIAKKINLALFGHGNVGGTLIEQLLNSNKNIEARKGIDLKVFAVANSKKVLLDAKGIGSNWAKRLEKEGKPYQIEDIIAFAKTHHLENLIAVDNTASKPFVENYEPLIKHGFDLVSSNKIANTLSFEKYKSIRRCLDKNQKQYLYETNVGAGLPLIDTIKLLHLSGENITRIKGVFSGSLSYIFNTFSEAETSFSSIIKEAMEKGFTEPDPREDLSGNDVGRKLLILARELDLQNEFSDISVENLIPEELRTLSFEDFTARIGEMDEVYAKIKNEQAEGHVLRYVGDLHGDLQQDKGILEVKLISVPKESALGQVKGSDSIIEIYTESYGENPLVIQGAGAGAAVTARGVFGDVLRIAEKI; this is translated from the coding sequence ATGCTGAAGCATCTGAACATAGAACAATTTACTGCTCAAAGTGGTGTTAGCCAAGACCTTAAGTTATCATACCAACTTTTTGGCCAACCCTTGCATTCCGCACCAATAGTGTTGGTGAACCATGCGCTAACCGGAAACTCCAATGTGGCTGGTGAGGACGGCTGGTGGTCCGATTTGATAGGGGAGGGTAAGTGTATAAATACCGATACCTATACCATTTTGTCCTTTAACATTCCCGGTAATGGTTACGATGGCTTTATTATTGAAAATTACAAAGATTTTGTGGCTGGTGATATTGCCCGAATCTTCCTTTTGGGATTGGAACAGTTGCAAATTCACCGATTGTTCGCCATTATTGGCGGTTCTTTGGGAGGTGGAATTGCATGGGAGATGGCAGCGTTGAATCCTGCAATCACGGAACATTTGATTCCAGTGGCCTCCGATTGGAAGTCCACCGATTGGTTGATTGCCAACTGCCAGATTCAGGAGCAGTTCTTGGTGAATTCCAAACAGCCCGTTCATGATGCCCGTATGCATGCCATGTTGTGTTATCGGACCCCTGAATCCTTTAAGGAACGTTTCAAGCGCAGTACCAATGAAGAGCTTCAGGTCTTTAATGTGGAAAGTTGGTTGATGCACCACGGGAAGAAACTGCAGGAGCGCTTCCAATTGTCTGCCTACAAGTTGATGAACCAGCTATTGAAGACCATCGATATAACACGAAATGGGGAGGATGCCTTCAAGGCCCTTCAGGATAGCGAGACCAAGATCCATATTGTTGGGGTCAATTCCGATTTGTTCTTCACGGCCGAGGAAAACAAGGAAACCTTTAGGCGATTGGCCCAGGCCAATACCAATGTCACCTACGGTGAGGTGCAATCGGTACATGGGCACGATGCCTTTTTGATGGAATTTGAGCAATTGGAAAAATTGTTGGAAACCGTTTTTCAGAAAAATGGAAAACATGAACGCATCAAAATTCTAAAATTTGGCGGAAAATCCTTGGCCAATGGAGAAGGGATAGGGCGTGTCTTGAAGATCATAAACAAGAGAGCTAAAAACAATGAACATTTTGCGGTAGTCGTATCAGCCCGTGGAAAGGCTACGGACCAGCTTGAAAATATGTTGGAAAAGGCGGCGAAAGGGGAAAGTTTATCTGAAGATTTAAAGGCGTTTTCCATTTATCAAGAAAATGATTTTGATGGGGTTGACCTTTCAGTCGAACTTAAAGCCATAGAAAAGATATTGAGTGGCGTCTCATTAACCGGCGATTATAGTCTGCGAACCAAGGATGAACTATTGTCTTTTGGGGAATTGATTTCGGGCAAAACCGTCACAGCTCTGTTGAACCAATTGGGATTAAAAGCACATTTGGTAGATTCCAGAAGTTTGATCAAAACCGATGATGCCCACAACAATGCCGAGGTGGACCAAAGCATTTCCAAGGAAAATGTAATACGTTGTTTCCACGAACTGGATGCAGATACCATTGCTGTGGTGACGGGTTTCATTGGCTCTACCAAAGAAGGGGTTACAACGACGTTGGGCAGGAATGGCACCAACTATTCTGCGGCGCTTTTGGCCAACTTTTTGGATGCTTCGGAATTGATCAATTATACCCATGTGGACGGTATTTTCACCGCAAATCCCGATTTGGTAACCGATGCGAAACTGATTGATGTCATCTCCTATGACGAGGCCAACGAGCTGGCCAATTTTGGGGCCAACATCTTACATGCCAAGACAATCATCCCATTGATTGAAAAGAACATCCCTTTGCGTATCTGCAACACCTTTAACGATGACAGTCAGGGGACTTTGATTGGACCTAGAACAGAGAATGGAGGTATCAAATCCTTGTCCGTTTTGGACCACATGGCCTTGATCAATTTGGAAGGCCGAGGCTTATTGGGCAAAGTGGGTATTGATGCCCGAATTTTTAGGGCCTTGGGTCTAAATGGCATCAGTGTGGGAATTATTTCCCAAGGTTCTTCGGAGCGAGGCATAGGTTTGGTGGTGGATGCTTCCAAGGCAGAAAAAGCCAAAAAAGTGTTGGACCAAGAGTTTGAAACCGATTATTCATCGCACGACATCAACCAAATTACCGTGGTGAAAGATGTCTCCGTGATTTCCATTGTGGGGATGGATTTGAGCAGCTTTCACAAACCGTTCAACGCCTTGGTGAAAAATCAGGTGATTCCCTTGCTTTTCAACAATACTGTGACCGGTAAAAATGTGAGCATGGTGGTCAAAAATGTGGATTTGCACAAGGCCATTAATGTGATTCATGGACAGATTTTTGGAATAGCCAAGAAAATCAACTTGGCGCTGTTTGGACATGGTAATGTGGGCGGCACCTTGATTGAGCAGCTGTTGAATTCCAACAAAAATATTGAGGCCCGAAAAGGGATTGACCTAAAGGTCTTTGCCGTTGCCAATTCCAAAAAGGTGCTCTTGGATGCGAAGGGAATTGGGTCCAACTGGGCTAAACGGCTGGAAAAGGAAGGAAAACCTTATCAAATCGAGGACATTATCGCCTTTGCCAAAACCCATCATTTGGAAAACCTGATCGCGGTGGATAACACGGCGAGCAAACCGTTTGTTGAAAACTATGAACCGTTGATCAAGCACGGTTTTGATTTGGTTTCTTCCAACAAGATAGCAAACACCCTCAGTTTTGAAAAGTACAAGTCCATCCGTAGATGTTTGGATAAAAACCAAAAACAATACCTGTACGAAACCAATGTTGGTGCTGGGCTCCCCCTTATCGATACCATTAAGCTTTTGCACTTGTCCGGTGAGAACATCACCCGAATAAAAGGGGTGTTCTCTGGGTCTTTGAGTTATATTTTCAATACATTTTCGGAAGCGGAAACCTCTTTTTCATCCATCATAAAAGAAGCGATGGAAAAAGGATTTACCGAGCCAGACCCAAGAGAAGATTTGTCTGGAAATGATGTGGGCAGAAAATTGTTGATTTTGGCCCGTGAGTTGGATCTTCAGAACGAGTTTTCGGACATTTCGGTAGAAAATCTGATTCCAGAGGAATTGCGCACACTATCATTTGAAGATTTTACGGCTCGTATTGGCGAGATGGATGAAGTTTACGCAAAAATCAAGAACGAACAAGCGGAAGGTCATGTGCTGAGATATGTGGGAGACCTACATGGCGATTTGCAACAGGATAAAGGTATCTTGGAAGTTAAGTTGATTTCAGTACCGAAAGAAAGTGCCTTGGGACAGGTAAAAGGTTCAGATTCCATTATTGAGATTTATACCGAATCCTACGGAGAAAACCCCTTGGTGATCCAAGGTGCGGGGGCGGGTGCTGCAGTTACCGCACGCGGGGTATTTGGTGATGTATTACGAATAGCAGAAAAGATATAG
- a CDS encoding GIY-YIG nuclease family protein has translation MKGYVYILECSDGSYYTGSTIDLNKRFMEHQDGRGANHTKKRLPVELVYVEEYLSIATAFEREKQIQGWSKAKKEALINGEFQTLPYLAECKNETNYKYFKENK, from the coding sequence ATGAAAGGTTATGTGTACATATTGGAATGCTCGGACGGAAGTTATTATACTGGTAGTACGATAGACTTGAATAAACGGTTTATGGAGCATCAAGATGGTAGAGGGGCAAATCATACCAAAAAGAGATTACCTGTAGAATTGGTATATGTTGAAGAGTATTTAAGTATAGCAACCGCTTTTGAGCGGGAAAAACAAATCCAAGGCTGGTCCAAGGCGAAAAAAGAAGCGCTTATTAATGGTGAATTTCAAACTTTGCCCTATTTGGCCGAATGCAAGAACGAAACAAATTATAAATACTTTAAAGAGAATAAATAA
- a CDS encoding PLP-dependent aspartate aminotransferase family protein, with translation MKQFETEAIRTQMERTQFLEHSSPMYLTSSFVFEDAEDMRASFAEEKDRNIYSRYSNPNSSEFIDKVCKMEGAENGFAFASGMAAVYSTFAALLESGDHIVSCKSVFGSTHTLFTQFFPKWNITTSYFGANDLDIVEGLITPNTKIIFVESPTNPGVDVLDLERLGNIAKKHGLIFIIDNCFASPYLQQPIKFGADLVIHSGTKLMDGQGRVLAGITVGSNELVDKVYRFSRITGPALSPFNAWVLSKSLETLALRVDRHCANALELATYLEGHDKIEWVKYPFLESHPQYELAKKQMKAGGCVVAFEVKGGLEAGRKFFDNIELLSLSANLGDSRSIVTHPASTTHSKLSKEDRASVGISDGMVRVSVGLEHIKDIIADIEQALE, from the coding sequence ATGAAACAGTTTGAAACAGAAGCGATACGAACACAAATGGAGCGTACCCAATTTTTGGAGCACTCCAGTCCCATGTATTTGACCTCCAGTTTTGTATTTGAGGATGCAGAGGATATGCGGGCTTCTTTTGCCGAGGAAAAAGACAGGAATATTTATTCAAGGTACTCCAATCCCAACTCGTCAGAGTTTATAGATAAGGTCTGCAAAATGGAAGGAGCGGAAAACGGTTTTGCCTTTGCTTCGGGAATGGCAGCCGTTTATTCTACCTTTGCAGCCTTGTTGGAGAGTGGGGACCATATTGTGTCCTGCAAAAGTGTTTTTGGATCTACACATACACTGTTCACCCAGTTTTTTCCAAAATGGAACATCACCACCAGTTACTTTGGTGCCAATGATTTGGATATTGTGGAAGGTTTGATCACTCCCAACACCAAAATTATTTTTGTGGAATCGCCCACCAACCCGGGTGTTGATGTACTGGATTTGGAGCGTTTGGGGAACATTGCCAAAAAACACGGGCTTATTTTTATTATTGACAACTGTTTTGCATCTCCCTATCTACAGCAGCCCATAAAATTTGGAGCTGATTTGGTCATCCATTCAGGTACAAAGTTGATGGATGGTCAAGGTCGGGTATTGGCCGGAATAACCGTCGGAAGTAACGAGTTGGTGGATAAAGTATATCGTTTTTCACGTATCACCGGACCTGCACTTTCGCCTTTTAATGCCTGGGTGTTGTCCAAAAGTTTGGAGACTCTGGCCCTTCGGGTGGACAGGCATTGTGCCAATGCGCTGGAATTGGCCACCTATTTGGAAGGCCATGATAAAATTGAATGGGTAAAATACCCCTTTTTAGAATCGCATCCCCAATACGAACTGGCCAAAAAACAGATGAAAGCCGGCGGTTGTGTAGTGGCTTTTGAGGTTAAAGGTGGTCTTGAAGCTGGACGAAAATTCTTTGATAATATTGAATTGTTATCACTTTCAGCCAATTTGGGAGATTCCAGAAGCATTGTTACCCACCCCGCATCCACCACACACAGTAAACTAAGCAAGGAAGATCGGGCATCTGTGGGGATTTCAGACGGAATGGTTCGGGTTTCAGTAGGGCTGGAGCATATTAAAGATATTATTGCTGATATTGAGCAGGCTTTGGAATAG
- a CDS encoding Rrf2 family transcriptional regulator yields the protein MLSKKTKYGLKALTYLASVGTKEPVQIAEIAKHENISQKFLESILLTLRRNGFLGSKKGKGGGYYLIKEPNEIPMTAVMRVLEGPIAMVPCVSLNFYEKCDDCPDETECSVHKLMLQVRDSALEVYRNNTLADLIS from the coding sequence ATGCTCTCCAAGAAGACAAAATATGGTTTAAAAGCACTTACCTATCTCGCATCCGTAGGAACAAAGGAACCTGTTCAAATTGCTGAGATTGCCAAGCATGAGAACATTTCCCAAAAGTTTTTGGAAAGTATTCTGCTCACCCTCAGGCGAAATGGATTCCTGGGTTCCAAAAAAGGGAAGGGAGGAGGTTATTACCTGATCAAGGAACCCAATGAAATTCCCATGACAGCTGTGATGCGGGTTTTGGAGGGTCCTATAGCCATGGTACCCTGCGTTAGCTTGAATTTCTACGAAAAATGCGATGACTGCCCGGATGAAACCGAATGCTCTGTCCACAAATTAATGCTTCAAGTTAGGGATAGCGCTCTGGAGGTGTATCGGAACAATACTTTGGCCGATTTAATATCCTAA
- a CDS encoding phosphoadenosine phosphosulfate reductase family protein, with protein MALNIDLDYYNKQFRGIPPEEIISWALQLSQKRIVTTSFGKYSAVLLNTFSTIDPGINVVWCDTGYNLPETYEHASYLTSLLNLNLNTYVPRETKAYTEHRLGFPTIDQPEHAEFSDIVKLEPFRRALAEHNPDIWFTNIRIRQTELRSSKDILSFSKDGILKVSPFYYWTDDELDAYLEEHNLPKNSTYFDPVKALETRECGIHLQ; from the coding sequence ATGGCGCTCAATATAGATTTAGATTACTATAACAAGCAATTTAGGGGGATACCTCCAGAGGAAATTATCAGTTGGGCATTGCAACTGTCCCAAAAAAGAATTGTTACCACCAGCTTTGGAAAATACTCTGCGGTGCTCCTCAATACATTCAGTACTATAGACCCGGGAATAAATGTGGTTTGGTGTGATACGGGCTATAATTTGCCCGAAACCTATGAGCATGCTTCGTATCTGACCTCTTTGCTCAACCTCAATTTGAACACTTATGTTCCAAGGGAGACAAAAGCATATACCGAGCATCGTTTGGGGTTCCCTACAATTGACCAACCAGAGCATGCCGAGTTCTCGGACATTGTTAAACTGGAACCGTTTAGAAGAGCTTTGGCAGAACATAACCCGGATATTTGGTTCACCAATATTAGGATACGCCAAACAGAATTAAGGAGTTCCAAAGACATTTTGAGTTTTAGCAAGGACGGTATCCTTAAAGTAAGCCCTTTTTATTATTGGACTGATGACGAATTGGATGCGTATTTGGAAGAACATAACCTACCAAAGAACAGCACCTATTTTGATCCAGTAAAAGCTTTGGAAACCAGGGAATGTGGAATCCATTTGCAATAA
- a CDS encoding HEPN domain-containing protein, translated as MKSFRTEIENPVVERDIIELEKKIRQFKGGEVDEEKFRSLRLARGVYGQRQPGVQMVRIKLPYGKVTSNQLLRISDVSDEYSRGRLHITTRQDIQIHYVDLERTPELWAQLEKDEVTIREACGNTVRNVTASETAGIDVNEPFDVSPYAHAVFEYFLRNPIGQEMGRKFKVSFSASDEDTGLSYMHDLGFIAKIENGERGFKVMLAGGLGSQPRHADELYSFLPTDKIIPLMEGVIRVFDRYGERKSRAKARMKFLLKDIGLDGFKELLEEEQTAIPHQTYPINIENYPEIKVAEVEIPEVTVEDKEAFEQWKSTNLVPQKQEGYVAIGIKVLLGDFYTDKARELAKLVQDYAAGEIRLSLRQNILIPFVKEELVPFFYQELKRLGFAEAGYNKALDITACPGTDTCNLGIASSTGIADELERVIKAEYPQYINNPDVVIKISGCMNACGQHNMAHIGFQGMSVRTKDKLVAPALQVLLGGGNLGDGKGVFADKVAKIPSKRGPQALRLILDDFEANGNGASFTEYYAEQGQHYFYDFLKPLTDVDNLTPEDFIDWGNEEKYKKEIGVGECAGVIVDLVATLFLESQEKIENAEEALKEGKWAASIYYSYQSIVNSAKALLTAEKVKTNTHSSIIKDFDELYVSSGKVSFDGSFESLALQLNKNEPSEAFAKSYLEDAKSVLERLESYRKLELEHA; from the coding sequence ATGAAGAGTTTTAGAACAGAAATAGAAAACCCCGTAGTTGAAAGGGACATCATAGAACTGGAAAAGAAAATCCGCCAGTTTAAGGGCGGTGAAGTGGACGAGGAAAAGTTCAGAAGTCTTCGTTTGGCCCGAGGCGTCTATGGACAACGACAACCCGGAGTTCAAATGGTGCGGATCAAATTGCCATATGGTAAGGTGACCTCCAATCAGCTTCTGCGTATAAGTGATGTTTCTGATGAATATTCAAGAGGTCGTTTGCATATCACTACTCGACAGGATATTCAGATTCACTATGTGGATTTGGAACGTACACCAGAACTGTGGGCACAATTGGAAAAAGACGAGGTAACCATTCGTGAAGCCTGTGGAAATACGGTTAGAAATGTTACTGCCAGTGAAACAGCAGGTATCGATGTCAACGAACCTTTTGATGTTTCCCCTTACGCCCATGCCGTATTTGAATATTTTTTGCGAAACCCCATCGGACAGGAAATGGGACGGAAGTTCAAGGTTTCCTTTTCTGCCAGTGATGAAGATACCGGGCTTTCCTACATGCACGATTTGGGCTTTATTGCCAAGATTGAAAATGGGGAAAGAGGCTTTAAAGTCATGTTGGCCGGTGGTTTGGGCTCCCAGCCCCGCCATGCGGACGAACTGTACAGCTTTTTGCCAACGGACAAGATTATCCCGTTGATGGAAGGAGTAATCCGGGTGTTTGACCGATATGGGGAACGGAAAAGTCGTGCCAAGGCCCGTATGAAGTTTTTGTTGAAGGATATCGGATTGGATGGCTTCAAAGAGTTGTTGGAAGAAGAGCAAACAGCCATTCCACATCAAACTTATCCCATCAACATAGAAAATTATCCAGAGATAAAGGTAGCTGAGGTGGAAATACCCGAGGTTACCGTTGAGGACAAAGAAGCTTTCGAACAATGGAAATCCACCAATCTGGTACCCCAAAAACAAGAAGGCTATGTTGCCATCGGAATTAAGGTGCTTTTGGGTGATTTCTATACCGATAAAGCTCGTGAACTGGCCAAATTGGTACAGGATTATGCGGCTGGAGAGATTCGTTTGTCCCTCAGACAAAACATATTGATTCCTTTCGTAAAAGAGGAATTGGTTCCTTTTTTCTATCAGGAATTAAAGCGTTTGGGCTTCGCCGAAGCTGGCTATAACAAGGCCTTGGACATCACCGCATGTCCGGGAACAGATACCTGTAATTTAGGAATTGCCAGCAGTACGGGAATTGCTGATGAGTTGGAACGCGTGATCAAGGCAGAATATCCACAGTACATCAACAATCCTGATGTGGTCATTAAGATCAGTGGGTGCATGAATGCCTGTGGGCAACACAACATGGCCCATATTGGGTTTCAAGGAATGTCCGTTCGTACCAAGGATAAATTGGTGGCCCCTGCACTGCAAGTGTTGTTGGGTGGAGGAAATTTAGGAGACGGTAAAGGTGTGTTTGCCGATAAAGTGGCTAAAATACCAAGTAAAAGAGGCCCTCAGGCATTACGTTTAATTTTGGACGATTTCGAGGCCAATGGCAATGGAGCATCTTTCACTGAGTATTATGCGGAACAAGGTCAGCACTATTTTTATGATTTCCTAAAACCACTTACCGATGTGGACAACCTTACCCCTGAGGATTTTATCGACTGGGGAAATGAGGAAAAATATAAAAAGGAGATTGGTGTTGGAGAATGTGCCGGCGTTATTGTTGATTTGGTGGCCACCCTGTTCTTGGAAAGCCAAGAAAAAATTGAAAATGCTGAGGAGGCCCTTAAGGAAGGAAAGTGGGCGGCCAGTATCTACTATTCTTACCAGTCCATTGTCAATTCTGCCAAAGCTTTGTTGACGGCGGAAAAAGTGAAGACCAACACCCATTCAAGCATCATTAAAGATTTTGATGAGCTTTATGTATCATCTGGAAAAGTATCATTTGATGGAAGTTTTGAAAGTTTGGCCCTTCAGCTGAATAAAAATGAACCATCCGAAGCATTTGCCAAAAGTTATTTGGAAGATGCCAAAAGTGTTTTGGAACGTTTGGAGAGCTATAGAAAATTGGAGTTGGAACATGCATAA
- the cobA gene encoding uroporphyrinogen-III C-methyltransferase — MHNGKLTVVGAGPGDLELITLKGIKALESADVVLYDALVDPALLEYAPNAEHIFVGKRKGCYRYQQEQINELIVQRASQGVHVVRLKGGDPFVFGRGAEEMEFAANHGIEVAVVPGISSSVSVPAAQHIPVTKRGAAESFWVITGTTKEHKLSKDVALAAKSNATVVILMGMSKLGEIMELFKEEGKQHTPVAIIQNGTTDNEKVGIGTVASIEYKAKEQQLANPAIIIIGEVVNHRQHILDIQKEYQTKGKKLFENV; from the coding sequence ATGCATAACGGAAAATTAACAGTAGTAGGGGCCGGCCCCGGGGATTTGGAATTGATTACCCTAAAGGGTATCAAAGCCTTGGAGAGTGCGGATGTTGTGCTGTATGATGCTCTGGTGGACCCAGCCTTATTGGAATATGCACCCAATGCAGAACATATTTTTGTGGGCAAGCGAAAAGGATGTTATCGATATCAACAAGAGCAAATCAATGAATTGATTGTTCAAAGAGCTTCCCAAGGTGTACATGTGGTACGCTTAAAAGGTGGCGACCCCTTTGTATTCGGTCGAGGAGCGGAAGAAATGGAGTTTGCCGCAAATCATGGCATTGAAGTGGCTGTGGTACCTGGGATTTCATCTTCGGTATCAGTACCTGCTGCACAGCATATTCCTGTGACCAAAAGAGGTGCAGCCGAAAGTTTTTGGGTAATAACCGGCACTACAAAAGAGCATAAATTATCCAAAGATGTGGCCTTGGCTGCAAAATCCAACGCTACGGTGGTCATCCTTATGGGGATGTCAAAATTGGGAGAGATTATGGAACTCTTCAAAGAAGAGGGAAAACAACATACCCCTGTAGCCATTATCCAAAATGGTACTACGGACAATGAAAAAGTGGGAATTGGTACTGTTGCTTCTATTGAGTACAAGGCAAAGGAGCAGCAGTTGGCCAATCCTGCCATAATCATTATAGGAGAGGTGGTCAACCACCGTCAACATATATTGGATATTCAAAAAGAATATCAAACCAAAGGAAAAAAATTGTTTGAAAATGTATAA
- a CDS encoding NAD(P)/FAD-dependent oxidoreductase — protein sequence MIKTDILIIGAGPTGLFTVFEAGLLKLKCHLIDALAQPGGQCSEIYPKKPIYDIPAYPEILAGDLVDKLMEQIKPFEPGFTLGERAETLEKQEDGSFIVTTTKGTQHHAPVVVIAGGLGSFEPRKPMIPNIGLFESKGVEYMVKDPEQFRDKKVVISGGGDSALDWAIFLADVASEVSLVHRRNEFRGALDSVEKARELAKLGKIQLFTEAEVKEIHGKDELHAVVIKYNDEEKEQTYVETDFFIPLFGLSPKLGPIGSWGLEIEKNAIKVNNAKDYQTNIPGVFAIGDVNTYPGKLKLILSGFHEAAVMCQFAYQIINPDKRYVMKYTTVGGVEGFDGSKKEAKKEVVQSIN from the coding sequence ATGATTAAAACAGACATACTAATTATTGGAGCAGGACCAACAGGATTGTTCACCGTTTTTGAAGCAGGATTGTTAAAGTTAAAATGCCATTTAATTGATGCTTTGGCGCAACCTGGAGGTCAATGTTCAGAAATTTATCCCAAAAAGCCCATTTATGACATTCCAGCTTATCCAGAGATTTTAGCTGGAGATTTGGTAGATAAGTTGATGGAACAAATAAAACCTTTTGAGCCAGGATTTACTTTGGGTGAACGGGCTGAAACTTTGGAAAAGCAGGAAGATGGCTCATTCATCGTAACTACGACCAAAGGTACGCAGCACCATGCCCCTGTAGTGGTCATTGCAGGTGGATTGGGTTCTTTTGAACCCAGAAAACCAATGATTCCCAATATTGGACTCTTTGAAAGTAAGGGTGTGGAATACATGGTTAAGGATCCAGAGCAATTCCGCGACAAAAAAGTGGTGATTTCCGGTGGAGGTGACTCTGCTTTGGATTGGGCCATTTTCTTGGCCGATGTGGCTTCAGAAGTTTCCTTAGTGCACAGGAGAAATGAGTTCAGGGGAGCATTGGATTCCGTGGAAAAGGCACGGGAATTGGCCAAATTGGGCAAAATCCAGTTATTTACCGAAGCCGAAGTAAAAGAAATCCATGGTAAGGATGAGCTCCACGCAGTGGTGATTAAATACAACGATGAAGAAAAGGAACAAACCTATGTGGAGACCGATTTCTTTATTCCATTGTTTGGGTTGTCGCCAAAATTGGGCCCAATAGGTAGTTGGGGCTTGGAAATTGAGAAAAACGCCATTAAGGTGAACAATGCCAAGGATTATCAGACCAATATTCCTGGCGTATTTGCCATTGGAGACGTAAACACCTATCCAGGAAAACTAAAATTGATATTGTCTGGATTCCACGAGGCGGCGGTAATGTGTCAGTTTGCCTACCAAATCATTAACCCAGATAAGCGTTATGTGATGAAATATACCACAGTTGGAGGTGTTGAAGGATTTGATGGTTCCAAAAAAGAAGCCAAAAAAGAAGTGGTGCAAAGCATCAATTAG
- a CDS encoding AraC family transcriptional regulator — protein MQSLFTLRDFYSKLSLPIPDNIGKDVGHFNVFKIDEYRTQLDKGEMRYDQRSYFKISLINGRNKAEYADKSIHIEDKALLFASPKIPYRYVPLDGNQSGYFCVFTDTFLSKDKSGVILDNLPLFQPGGYPIFTISDEDYAELEQLFKKIDKELSSDYPYKFDLIRAYVIELLHLGQKLNPAEPLENGKNAATRITDLFVELLERQFPINSPAQQLGLKTANDFAERLAVHANHLNKVLKETTGSTTTAIIHSRIFEEAKILLNNTDWNISEIAFSLGFEEVAHFSNFFKKRASLSPLNFRNKALV, from the coding sequence ATGCAGAGTCTGTTCACCTTACGCGATTTTTACAGCAAGCTCAGCCTTCCCATTCCAGACAATATTGGAAAGGATGTGGGACATTTCAATGTTTTTAAGATTGATGAATACCGTACACAGTTGGACAAAGGTGAAATGCGCTACGATCAGCGATCCTACTTTAAGATTAGTTTGATCAATGGGAGGAACAAAGCTGAGTATGCCGATAAGTCCATCCATATTGAGGACAAAGCACTTTTATTTGCTTCACCGAAGATTCCGTACCGTTATGTCCCTCTGGATGGTAATCAATCCGGGTATTTCTGTGTGTTCACCGATACTTTTTTATCCAAGGACAAAAGTGGGGTGATTTTGGACAACTTGCCGCTTTTTCAACCAGGAGGCTATCCTATTTTTACTATTTCGGATGAAGACTACGCTGAATTGGAGCAGTTGTTCAAGAAAATAGACAAGGAACTTTCTTCAGACTATCCGTATAAATTTGATTTGATCCGGGCATATGTGATCGAACTCTTGCACTTGGGCCAAAAATTGAACCCAGCAGAGCCCCTTGAAAATGGGAAAAACGCGGCAACAAGAATTACCGATTTGTTCGTTGAGTTGTTGGAACGTCAATTTCCAATAAATTCTCCGGCACAACAATTGGGATTGAAAACGGCCAACGATTTTGCGGAACGATTGGCGGTACATGCCAATCACTTGAACAAGGTGCTCAAAGAAACTACGGGGAGTACCACCACGGCGATTATCCATTCAAGAATCTTTGAAGAGGCCAAGATTCTCCTAAACAACACAGATTGGAATATTTCGGAAATAGCATTTAGCCTAGGCTTTGAGGAAGTGGCCCATTTTTCCAATTTCTTCAAAAAGCGTGCATCACTATCGCCTTTGAATTTCAGGAACAAGGCATTGGTTTGA